The following are encoded in a window of Pseudomonas sp. St316 genomic DNA:
- a CDS encoding AraC family transcriptional regulator produces the protein MSETPTHLAYTKRFNTVLAYIDANLEGDLSVKTLSHVANFSAFHFHRQFTAFVGVPVSRYVQLMRLRRAAHSLASVADYSVLDAALCAGFESPEAFSRAFRRAFGMAPSAFRKAPNWQTWNAVFAIPHFSRTIIMQLQIVEFPETKVAALEHCGPTGLVNQTTSRFIEWRKQSGQSPVASSRTFGIPYNNPDTTAPEDFRFAICGEIHEAVAPNGFGVHERVIPAGRCVVVRHVGSPDHIGETIYPIYRDWLPASGEELRDHPLFFHYLSVYPETPQDQWQTDVYVPLQ, from the coding sequence GAAACGCCGACCCACCTCGCCTACACCAAACGTTTCAACACCGTCCTCGCCTACATCGATGCCAATCTCGAAGGTGACCTGTCGGTGAAAACGTTGAGCCATGTGGCGAACTTTTCGGCGTTTCACTTCCACCGACAATTCACCGCGTTCGTTGGCGTGCCGGTGTCACGTTATGTGCAACTGATGCGGCTGCGACGCGCGGCACACAGCTTGGCGTCTGTCGCGGATTATTCGGTATTGGACGCCGCGCTCTGTGCCGGTTTTGAAAGCCCGGAGGCATTTTCCAGGGCGTTCAGGCGGGCGTTCGGTATGGCGCCGAGTGCGTTCAGGAAGGCACCGAACTGGCAGACCTGGAATGCGGTGTTCGCCATCCCTCACTTTTCCAGGACGATCATCATGCAACTACAAATCGTGGAGTTCCCCGAAACCAAGGTCGCCGCGCTTGAGCACTGCGGGCCCACTGGGCTCGTCAATCAGACGACGAGCCGGTTTATCGAGTGGCGCAAGCAGAGCGGGCAGTCACCGGTGGCGTCGAGTCGCACGTTTGGGATCCCGTATAACAACCCCGATACCACCGCTCCAGAAGACTTTCGCTTCGCCATCTGTGGCGAGATTCACGAGGCCGTGGCGCCGAACGGGTTTGGCGTGCACGAGCGCGTCATTCCTGCCGGTCGTTGCGTCGTGGTGCGGCACGTGGGGTCGCCGGACCATATCGGCGAAACGATCTATCCGATTTATCGCGATTGGCTGCCTGCCAGTGGAGAAGAGCTTCGTGACCATCCGCTGTTCTTCCATTACCTGAGCGTCTACCCCGAGACGCCGCAGGATCAGTGGCAGACGGATGTGTATGTTCCGCTGCAATAG
- a CDS encoding NADAR family protein, whose protein sequence is MNDSEHLKDLCTRFNSGEHLEFTFFWGHQRSKTGVTASCFSQWFEAGFTVDGQYYPTAEHFMMAEKAALFDDQEIRTQVLHAPTPNAAKALGRNVRGFNDKIWLQHRYDIVVRANQAKFSQNPPLNEYLLQTGSRVIVEASPVDNVWGIGLAQDNADVNNPNLWKGLNLLGFALMQVRDGAGMAAEM, encoded by the coding sequence TTGAACGACTCTGAACATCTGAAGGACCTGTGCACCCGTTTCAACTCTGGAGAACATCTGGAGTTCACTTTTTTCTGGGGGCACCAGCGCAGCAAAACCGGCGTCACGGCTTCGTGCTTCAGCCAGTGGTTCGAGGCCGGCTTCACTGTCGACGGTCAGTATTACCCGACAGCCGAGCACTTCATGATGGCTGAGAAAGCAGCCCTGTTCGACGATCAGGAAATCCGTACACAGGTGCTCCACGCGCCTACTCCTAATGCCGCCAAAGCACTTGGCCGCAACGTGCGCGGATTCAATGACAAGATTTGGCTGCAACACCGCTACGACATCGTCGTCCGAGCGAACCAGGCCAAGTTCTCTCAGAATCCGCCGTTGAACGAATACCTTCTGCAAACCGGTTCGCGCGTTATTGTCGAAGCCAGTCCGGTTGATAACGTCTGGGGGATAGGGCTCGCGCAGGACAACGCGGATGTGAACAATCCGAATCTGTGGAAAGGTTTGAATCTGCTGGGGTTTGCGCTGATGCAGGTGCGGGATGGGGCTGGTATGGCAGCCGAGATGTGA
- a CDS encoding TIR domain-containing protein yields the protein MEKRNVFISHVHKDDHGLQKLKDLLAPKGMDIRDSSIHTGKFNNATDENYIKTQILAPAINWAGVFICYISPQTQNSDWVNWEIEYAAKQGKRIVGVWEHGEKECDLPRALKEYADALVGWNGDAIINAINGKDSWEKPDGDVCDPVPLKRHPC from the coding sequence GTGGAGAAAAGGAATGTATTTATCAGCCATGTTCACAAGGATGATCATGGACTACAAAAACTCAAGGATTTGTTGGCTCCAAAAGGAATGGATATTAGAGACTCCTCCATCCATACGGGGAAATTCAATAATGCCACTGATGAGAACTACATAAAGACACAGATTCTTGCGCCAGCTATAAACTGGGCTGGTGTATTTATTTGCTACATTTCCCCCCAAACCCAGAACAGTGATTGGGTTAACTGGGAGATCGAATATGCCGCCAAACAGGGAAAACGCATTGTTGGTGTTTGGGAGCATGGCGAGAAAGAATGTGATCTCCCTAGGGCCCTAAAAGAGTATGCAGACGCTTTGGTCGGGTGGAACGGTGATGCCATTATTAATGCTATCAACGGGAAGGACTCTTGGGAAAAGCCTGATGGCGATGTATGTGACCCGGTGCCACTGAAGAGGCACCCCTGTTGA
- a CDS encoding nucleoside triphosphate pyrophosphohydrolase family protein: MKKEGSLLLSDYTAEIVATDVLDPNDFNSVLQGLYGEVGGIMATAKKNVREGAAYPGFRKAAEEEFGDTLWYFAAICRRLQISLEDIFKEAANHGNFRNVGAASDVIEGALAYIAVPVDPTTSLDSSLVRLGQAAAALLGNTPVPADLISFARAYLDAMYAAKLAFSEVARGNLRKARGAFLYPQVEDLVGLDFDSEFGVEEQLPRNFKIRVNQRGSGKSYLQWNEVFIGDPLTDNIADPDGYRFHDVFHFAYAAILHWSPVTRALIKHKRKSNPRYDEEQDSGRAMVVEEGLSAWIFSRAKELNFFESQDKVSLEFLKTIGEFVVGYEVEKCPLKLWEKAILDGYAVFRQLKTNKGGWIIGNREERTITYMPLESEK; this comes from the coding sequence ATGAAAAAAGAAGGCTCCCTACTGCTCTCAGATTACACTGCGGAAATTGTTGCCACCGACGTACTTGATCCGAATGACTTTAATTCTGTTCTCCAGGGTTTATACGGAGAGGTCGGCGGAATAATGGCTACGGCCAAAAAAAACGTTCGAGAGGGGGCTGCTTACCCTGGGTTCAGGAAGGCCGCAGAAGAAGAGTTTGGCGATACTCTTTGGTATTTTGCTGCAATATGCAGACGTCTGCAGATATCTCTTGAAGATATATTTAAGGAAGCCGCGAATCACGGAAATTTCCGAAATGTGGGGGCTGCAAGCGACGTAATCGAAGGTGCGTTAGCCTATATTGCTGTGCCAGTAGACCCCACTACTTCCTTGGATTCCTCATTGGTGCGCCTTGGGCAGGCAGCGGCAGCTTTACTGGGAAATACGCCTGTTCCCGCTGATTTGATTTCTTTCGCACGGGCCTACCTAGACGCGATGTATGCGGCCAAGCTTGCATTTTCCGAGGTAGCTCGTGGAAATCTTCGGAAAGCCCGTGGTGCGTTCTTGTATCCGCAGGTAGAGGATTTAGTTGGTCTTGATTTCGATAGTGAGTTTGGAGTTGAAGAACAGCTACCTAGAAACTTCAAGATCCGGGTGAATCAGCGGGGAAGTGGTAAGAGTTATCTCCAATGGAATGAAGTATTCATAGGAGACCCTCTGACAGACAACATTGCCGACCCAGATGGCTATCGGTTCCACGATGTGTTTCATTTCGCATATGCAGCAATTCTTCACTGGTCACCTGTGACGCGGGCACTCATCAAGCATAAGCGAAAGAGTAATCCGAGGTATGATGAAGAACAGGATAGCGGTCGCGCCATGGTCGTGGAGGAAGGGCTTTCGGCTTGGATATTTTCCAGAGCCAAGGAGCTGAATTTTTTCGAAAGCCAAGATAAGGTTTCACTTGAATTTCTTAAGACAATTGGTGAATTCGTGGTTGGTTACGAAGTGGAAAAATGCCCGCTGAAGCTCTGGGAGAAAGCAATTTTGGATGGCTATGCTGTGTTTCGTCAGCTTAAGACGAATAAAGGCGGTTGGATCATTGGCAACCGAGAAGAACGCACCATAACGTACATGCCGCTTGAGTCTGAAAAATGA
- a CDS encoding uracil-DNA glycosylase, producing MKIHPFVDAVASLRFEDCFNPYSDRCEIHDRRDAPRRRAAALSAMLRRASEDSVDAIWIGRDLGYRGGRRTGLALTDDVHISEHVRRWNLDLLHERPTIGAAVTERTAAVIWNMLEQIDARIFLWNVFPLHPHQSGDPFTNRQHNASERRAGEELLQQLIALLGPSRIVAIGNDAAAAAHRITDSIPVVCVRHPSYGGQSQFQKQITDLYGSSMRSSASLF from the coding sequence ATGAAAATTCACCCGTTTGTTGATGCAGTTGCTTCGCTGCGTTTTGAGGACTGTTTCAATCCATATTCGGATCGTTGCGAAATACATGATCGGCGCGATGCGCCGCGGCGTCGTGCTGCCGCGTTGTCCGCCATGTTGCGTCGCGCATCCGAAGACTCTGTAGACGCTATATGGATCGGGAGAGATCTCGGATACCGCGGAGGGCGTCGTACAGGGTTAGCTCTGACCGACGACGTCCACATAAGCGAGCACGTTAGACGTTGGAATCTTGATCTGCTCCATGAACGGCCGACTATAGGTGCTGCTGTGACCGAACGCACTGCTGCGGTCATATGGAACATGCTTGAACAAATTGACGCTCGTATATTTCTCTGGAATGTCTTTCCTCTTCATCCGCATCAATCTGGAGATCCGTTCACAAACCGGCAACACAACGCCAGTGAAAGGCGAGCAGGGGAAGAGTTGCTTCAACAGCTTATCGCCTTGTTAGGGCCCTCGCGCATTGTGGCGATTGGCAACGATGCTGCCGCTGCGGCACATCGCATCACCGATTCGATACCCGTGGTTTGCGTGAGGCATCCTAGCTACGGAGGGCAAAGCCAGTTCCAGAAGCAGATCACGGATCTCTATGGGAGCTCCATGAGGAGCTCCGCGTCGTTGTTCTGA
- a CDS encoding toll/interleukin-1 receptor domain-containing protein produces MAFFTKSEARAAAAGARGYRTSQAVLTESMENYKPREEFDIFLSHSIDDSDLVLGVMLLLQKQGLKVYVDWVVDKKLDRSWVDKETAAVLRERMKSSRAMVYIATDNSSGSKWMPWELGFFDGHKPGQVAILPLLDSEGQSFEGQEYLGLYPVVTKKLENYVTHHFVEDRGNQWSNLKSFARGAPLWQRYSR; encoded by the coding sequence ATGGCCTTCTTCACCAAAAGCGAGGCGCGTGCGGCTGCGGCCGGGGCTCGTGGCTATCGCACGTCACAAGCTGTTCTGACCGAATCAATGGAGAACTATAAACCTCGCGAGGAGTTCGACATTTTTCTGTCTCATTCGATTGATGACTCTGACCTCGTCTTGGGGGTGATGCTGTTGCTACAAAAACAGGGCCTAAAGGTCTATGTGGATTGGGTCGTTGACAAAAAGCTGGACCGCAGCTGGGTGGACAAAGAGACCGCTGCAGTTCTGCGGGAACGAATGAAGTCTTCACGAGCCATGGTGTATATCGCCACTGACAACTCATCAGGATCGAAATGGATGCCTTGGGAGCTGGGCTTCTTTGATGGTCACAAACCTGGTCAAGTCGCAATCCTCCCGCTGCTGGACTCGGAGGGTCAAAGCTTTGAGGGGCAGGAATACCTTGGGTTATATCCGGTGGTAACTAAAAAACTGGAGAACTATGTCACGCATCATTTTGTGGAAGACCGAGGTAATCAGTGGAGCAATCTCAAGAGCTTTGCGCGCGGTGCTCCGTTGTGGCAACGCTACAGCCGATAG
- a CDS encoding TIR domain-containing protein, with amino-acid sequence MKRKVFYSFHFDNDVMRVQQIRQMGALEGDEPVSPNTWEQIKRTEKGVKDWIDQNLNGKSCLVVLIGSQTAERPWVKYEIQRAWELNKPVVGVYIHRLNCPRNGYSSKGPNPFDSFTFRRNGVVVKPLVYEPKASDAYADIKENLAIWIENAIKF; translated from the coding sequence ATGAAGCGCAAGGTCTTTTATAGTTTCCACTTCGATAATGATGTGATGCGAGTGCAACAGATTCGCCAAATGGGCGCATTGGAAGGAGACGAACCCGTTAGCCCCAATACCTGGGAGCAGATTAAACGCACAGAAAAAGGGGTGAAAGACTGGATCGATCAGAATCTCAACGGAAAATCCTGTCTAGTGGTACTTATTGGTAGCCAGACAGCAGAACGTCCTTGGGTCAAATACGAGATTCAGCGTGCCTGGGAGCTCAATAAACCGGTCGTAGGCGTCTATATCCATAGGCTAAATTGCCCCCGAAATGGATATAGCTCGAAAGGTCCCAATCCCTTCGACAGTTTCACTTTTAGACGTAACGGCGTAGTAGTCAAACCACTGGTGTACGAGCCCAAGGCTAGCGATGCCTACGCTGACATCAAAGAAAATTTGGCGATCTGGATCGAAAACGCTATCAAGTTTTAG
- a CDS encoding SIR2 family protein, which translates to MTKKFSPEIDAFIRTYVKDLEDGVAAIFAGAGFSKSCGFVNWSELLSEIAEELGLKVELEHDLISVAQYHVNKKNSSTGLARKILEEFSEQAEPSEAHNIVARLPIRTYWTTNYDTLIEDSLKANYRVADTKRKVDDLVTTRPKRDAVVYKMHGDVSSPGAAILYKSQYEKYHKTHEAFVTALSGDLISKTFLFIGFSFTDPNLDYVLSRLHVPDDYRRTHYCFLRKEPAEPQWKEDADAAKYRQRRQEHHVRDLLRFGIQALLVDNYEDIPLILKEIESRFLKKTIFISGSAEEYGTWDKQEALNFVHSLSASLVKGGYRVVNGFGWGIGSAVINGALDAIYARPEKYSEDQLIMRPFPQVASHGQDIQELWHEYRHRMIGLSGIALFIFGNKINDNTIVNAGGVRIEFSITQEKGGIALPIGATGYMAKELADEMLANPAEHFSQHPWLEQALAKLADPAVDRTTIEKQVLSIIKKLGG; encoded by the coding sequence GTGACTAAAAAATTTTCACCTGAAATTGATGCGTTCATCAGAACGTACGTTAAAGATCTTGAGGATGGCGTAGCGGCGATATTCGCCGGTGCCGGCTTCTCTAAAAGTTGTGGCTTCGTAAACTGGAGCGAGCTGCTCAGCGAGATTGCCGAAGAACTGGGTCTCAAGGTTGAGTTGGAACACGATCTCATTTCTGTCGCGCAGTATCATGTCAACAAGAAGAACAGCTCGACCGGGCTGGCTCGGAAAATCCTCGAGGAATTTTCGGAACAGGCGGAACCTTCAGAAGCTCACAATATCGTGGCGCGGCTTCCGATCAGGACATACTGGACGACCAACTATGACACGCTGATTGAGGACAGCCTCAAAGCGAACTACCGTGTCGCAGATACAAAACGCAAGGTTGATGACCTCGTGACCACTCGCCCTAAACGAGACGCGGTCGTCTATAAGATGCATGGTGACGTGTCTTCGCCAGGTGCAGCCATCCTCTACAAATCCCAGTATGAGAAGTATCATAAAACCCATGAAGCCTTCGTAACGGCCCTTAGTGGGGACCTGATCTCAAAAACATTTCTATTTATTGGCTTCAGCTTCACGGACCCGAATCTCGACTATGTCCTGAGTCGACTGCACGTGCCGGATGATTACCGGCGAACCCACTACTGCTTTCTTCGCAAGGAACCTGCGGAGCCACAATGGAAAGAAGACGCAGACGCCGCGAAGTATCGACAGCGACGACAGGAGCACCATGTCCGCGATCTGTTGCGATTTGGAATCCAGGCGCTATTGGTCGATAACTATGAGGACATTCCGCTCATTCTGAAGGAGATCGAAAGTCGCTTCCTCAAGAAGACCATATTCATCTCAGGCAGCGCAGAGGAATATGGTACCTGGGACAAGCAAGAAGCCCTAAATTTTGTACACTCCCTCTCGGCCTCCTTGGTTAAAGGAGGTTATCGAGTCGTCAATGGATTTGGGTGGGGCATAGGTAGCGCAGTCATCAACGGAGCGCTCGATGCAATCTACGCCAGGCCTGAAAAGTACTCAGAGGACCAGCTCATCATGCGGCCGTTCCCGCAAGTCGCCTCGCATGGCCAAGACATCCAAGAACTGTGGCACGAGTATAGGCACCGCATGATTGGGCTTTCTGGTATTGCTCTGTTTATCTTCGGCAATAAGATCAACGACAACACCATTGTTAATGCTGGTGGCGTACGTATTGAGTTTTCTATCACCCAGGAGAAGGGAGGAATTGCATTACCTATTGGCGCGACCGGTTACATGGCCAAAGAGCTAGCTGACGAGATGCTAGCCAATCCCGCTGAACACTTTTCCCAGCACCCTTGGTTAGAGCAGGCACTAGCAAAGCTCGCAGATCCAGCAGTTGATCGTACCACTATCGAGAAACAAGTTCTGTCCATCATCAAGAAGCTTGGGGGTTAG
- a CDS encoding DUF6124 family protein, giving the protein MFKATPNPPEADPTPQSAKSKAKQQDETTKRVLDHYLLPKPDKSQDDPKPGQLFTVVKGLDNECLLANLSETLASADAMVSELAFDLDGSRRHMALGIQQLIELSSLLANRVLDNVEPGR; this is encoded by the coding sequence ATGTTCAAAGCAACTCCAAATCCTCCAGAAGCAGACCCCACCCCACAATCCGCAAAATCCAAAGCCAAGCAGCAAGACGAAACCACCAAACGCGTGCTCGATCACTACTTGCTGCCGAAGCCGGATAAATCCCAAGACGACCCCAAACCGGGGCAGCTATTCACCGTCGTGAAAGGCCTCGACAACGAATGCTTGCTCGCCAACCTCAGCGAAACCCTGGCCTCGGCGGATGCCATGGTGAGTGAGCTGGCGTTTGATCTGGATGGGTCGAGGCGTCATATGGCGCTTGGGATTCAGCAGTTGATTGAGCTGAGCTCGTTGTTGGCGAATCGGGTGTTGGATAATGTGGAGCCGGGGCGGTAG
- a CDS encoding SCO family protein produces MTRTQKTVFILVAVIALILGLTINKVLSGKGQGDPTALIDAGIILLPQSRNLPDVKMTDQDGQPVVMDGLKDKWSLLFFGYTFCPDICPTTLAQLRQIKSELPPEAVDKLQIVLVSVDPNRDTPKQLKQYLGYFDPQFKGLTAASVEDLQKLANAVSIPFIPADTSKPNYTVDHSGNLAVIGPDGKQRGFIRAPLNNQKLVAQLPEMLKRK; encoded by the coding sequence ATGACTCGAACCCAGAAAACCGTCTTCATCCTCGTGGCCGTGATCGCGCTGATCCTCGGCCTCACCATCAATAAGGTGCTGTCCGGCAAAGGCCAGGGCGACCCGACGGCGCTGATCGATGCCGGCATCATCCTGCTGCCCCAGAGCCGCAACCTGCCGGACGTGAAAATGACCGACCAGGACGGCCAGCCCGTAGTGATGGATGGTTTGAAAGACAAGTGGAGCCTGCTGTTCTTCGGCTACACCTTCTGCCCGGACATCTGCCCGACCACCCTCGCCCAACTGCGCCAGATCAAGAGCGAACTGCCGCCCGAGGCTGTGGATAAATTGCAGATCGTACTGGTGAGCGTCGACCCCAACCGCGACACACCCAAGCAGCTCAAACAATACCTGGGCTACTTCGATCCCCAATTCAAAGGCCTGACCGCGGCCTCCGTCGAAGACCTGCAAAAACTCGCCAATGCCGTGAGCATCCCGTTCATCCCGGCGGACACCAGCAAACCCAACTACACCGTCGACCACAGCGGCAACCTCGCCGTCATCGGCCCAGACGGCAAGCAACGCGGGTTCATCCGCGCGCCGTTGAATAATCAGAAATTGGTGGCGCAGTTGCCGGAGATGCTTAAGCGTAAATAA
- the cyoE gene encoding heme o synthase translates to MATLTGERHSQAIWRDYLELTKPKVVVLMLITSLVGMFLATRAGVPWTVLVFGNLGIALCAGGAAAVNHVVDRRIDAVMARTHKRPLAEGRVSPAAALTFALALAVAGQALLLAFTNPLTAWLTLASLLGYAVVYTGFLKRATPQNIVIGGLAGAAPPLLGWVAATGHVSAEPLLLVLIIFAWTPPHFWALAIHRKEEYAKADIPMLPVTHGEHYTKVHILLYTLVLLAVSLMPFVIQMSGLLYLVCALVLGARFLQWAVVLYRGSRPHAAINTFKYSIWYLFLLFIALLVDHYLLLSL, encoded by the coding sequence ATGGCAACCTTGACCGGTGAACGCCACAGCCAAGCGATCTGGCGCGATTACCTGGAACTGACCAAGCCCAAAGTGGTGGTGCTGATGCTCATCACCTCGCTGGTGGGCATGTTCCTCGCCACCCGCGCCGGCGTGCCGTGGACGGTGCTGGTATTCGGCAACCTGGGCATCGCCCTGTGTGCCGGCGGCGCAGCGGCGGTCAACCACGTGGTGGATCGGCGTATCGACGCGGTCATGGCGCGCACCCACAAGCGCCCACTGGCCGAGGGCCGGGTTTCCCCGGCGGCGGCCCTGACGTTCGCCTTGGCCCTGGCCGTGGCCGGGCAAGCGCTGCTGCTGGCCTTCACCAACCCACTGACCGCCTGGCTGACCCTGGCTTCCCTGTTGGGCTACGCAGTGGTCTACACCGGCTTCCTCAAACGGGCGACGCCACAGAACATCGTCATCGGCGGCCTCGCTGGCGCGGCGCCGCCACTGCTGGGCTGGGTGGCCGCCACCGGTCACGTCAGCGCCGAACCGCTATTGCTGGTGCTGATCATCTTCGCCTGGACCCCGCCGCACTTCTGGGCCCTGGCGATCCACCGCAAGGAGGAATACGCCAAGGCCGACATCCCGATGCTGCCGGTGACCCACGGCGAGCACTACACCAAGGTCCATATCCTGCTGTACACCCTGGTGCTGCTGGCGGTGAGCCTGATGCCATTCGTGATCCAGATGAGCGGCCTGCTCTACCTGGTGTGCGCGCTGGTACTCGGCGCCCGGTTCCTGCAATGGGCCGTAGTGTTGTACCGTGGCAGTCGGCCGCACGCGGCGATCAATACGTTCAAGTACTCTATCTGGTACCTGTTCCTGCTGTTCATCGCCCTGCTTGTAGATCACTACTTACTGTTGAGCCTATGA
- a CDS encoding COX15/CtaA family protein: protein MAKPGFHLALFATLLALIVVLLGAYTRLTHAGLGCPDWPGCYGFISVPKSEAQLAHAELHFPDTPVEAHKGWNEMVHRYFAGTLGLLITVLAARAWMNRRHPGLPLKLPLFLLAVVFAQAAFGMWTVTLKLWPQVVTGHLLGGFATLSLLFLLTLRLSGVLPALTVPKRLQHWATAGLLLVIGQIALGGWVSSNYAAVACIDFPTCHGQWLPPADFANGFHLTQHIGPNYLGGQLDSDARTAIHLTHRIGALLVTVVLLGLAWQLKTVGMTRLAGLVLAALAAQITLGISNVLFHLPLPVAVAHNAGGAALLLTLVLVNYHARTSLVRVKHQVPLRWRFTPPKHGASPITIKGEMPWQP, encoded by the coding sequence ATGGCCAAACCTGGATTTCACCTCGCGCTGTTTGCCACGCTGCTGGCACTGATCGTCGTGCTGCTGGGCGCCTACACCCGGCTCACCCACGCCGGCCTCGGTTGCCCGGACTGGCCCGGTTGCTACGGTTTCATCAGCGTGCCCAAGAGCGAAGCCCAACTGGCCCATGCCGAGCTGCATTTCCCCGACACCCCGGTGGAAGCCCACAAGGGCTGGAACGAGATGGTCCATCGCTACTTCGCCGGGACCCTGGGGCTGTTGATTACCGTGCTGGCCGCCCGGGCCTGGATGAACCGTCGGCACCCCGGCCTGCCGTTGAAACTGCCGCTGTTCCTGCTGGCGGTGGTGTTCGCCCAAGCGGCATTCGGCATGTGGACCGTCACCCTCAAGCTCTGGCCGCAAGTCGTCACCGGGCATTTGCTCGGCGGCTTCGCCACCCTGAGCCTGCTGTTCCTGCTGACCTTGCGCTTGTCCGGCGTATTGCCGGCGCTGACCGTGCCCAAGCGCCTGCAACATTGGGCCACCGCCGGGTTGCTGCTGGTGATCGGCCAGATCGCCCTGGGCGGTTGGGTCAGCTCCAACTACGCCGCCGTGGCCTGCATCGACTTCCCCACCTGCCACGGCCAATGGCTGCCACCGGCCGATTTTGCCAACGGCTTCCACCTGACCCAGCACATCGGCCCCAACTACCTGGGCGGGCAACTGGACAGCGACGCCCGCACCGCCATCCACCTGACTCATCGCATCGGCGCACTGCTGGTGACCGTCGTACTGCTCGGGTTGGCCTGGCAGTTGAAAACCGTCGGCATGACCCGCCTGGCCGGCCTGGTGTTGGCCGCCCTGGCAGCGCAAATCACCTTGGGCATCAGCAACGTACTGTTCCACTTGCCGTTGCCGGTGGCCGTCGCCCACAACGCCGGGGGCGCGGCGCTGTTGCTGACCCTGGTGCTGGTCAATTATCACGCCCGGACCAGCCTGGTCCGGGTCAAGCATCAGGTCCCGCTGCGCTGGCGGTTCACCCCGCCTAAACACGGCGCCAGCCCCATAACAATAAAAGGAGAGATGCCATGGCAACCTTGA
- a CDS encoding SURF1 family protein: MKGFRPGLVPSLVVAVLVPVMVCLGFWQLSRGEQKRVLMDNYAERRVAPPMDSSELAHTSDPAFRPVTLQGQFDVEHSILLDNRQHDGKVGVELLQPFLDHRTGLWLLVNRGWLPWPDRRTPPVFNTPEQPVSLQAWVYVAPGATFQLHADPAGAPWPRLVTAIEPDKLWAELGRDGFAYELRQQSGPGAYRTDWPVVAMGPEKHLGYAVQWFAMATALFGLFLYLGWHNAGRHHGKHHESNQHV; encoded by the coding sequence ATGAAAGGCTTCCGGCCAGGCCTCGTGCCGTCGCTGGTGGTGGCCGTGCTGGTGCCGGTGATGGTGTGCCTGGGGTTCTGGCAATTGAGCCGGGGCGAACAGAAGCGCGTGCTCATGGACAATTATGCCGAGCGCCGCGTGGCCCCACCGATGGACAGCAGCGAGCTGGCGCACACCAGCGATCCGGCCTTTCGACCGGTCACGCTGCAGGGCCAGTTCGACGTCGAGCACAGCATCCTGCTGGATAACCGCCAGCACGACGGCAAGGTCGGCGTCGAGTTGCTGCAACCGTTCCTCGACCACCGCACCGGGCTGTGGCTGCTGGTCAATCGCGGCTGGCTACCCTGGCCGGACCGGCGCACCCCGCCAGTCTTCAATACGCCGGAACAACCGGTGAGCCTCCAGGCCTGGGTCTACGTCGCCCCGGGCGCGACGTTCCAGCTCCACGCCGACCCGGCCGGCGCGCCTTGGCCGCGGCTGGTCACCGCTATCGAGCCGGACAAGCTCTGGGCCGAGCTGGGCCGCGACGGCTTCGCCTATGAATTACGCCAACAAAGCGGCCCCGGCGCCTACCGGACCGATTGGCCGGTGGTGGCCATGGGTCCGGAAAAACACTTGGGCTATGCCGTGCAGTGGTTCGCCATGGCGACGGCACTGTTCGGCCTGTTCCTTTATCTCGGATGGCACAACGCAGGGAGACACCATGGGAAGCACCATGAATCCAACCAACACGTCTGA
- a CDS encoding twin transmembrane helix small protein, with protein MLKAAIVLMLIATVTSLFSGLFFLVKDDSDSNRLLIALAVRVSLAAVTVGLVAWGFFSGQLVSHAPW; from the coding sequence ATGCTAAAAGCAGCCATCGTCCTGATGCTGATCGCCACGGTTACCAGCCTGTTCAGCGGCCTGTTTTTTTTGGTCAAGGACGACAGCGACTCCAATCGCCTGCTCATCGCCCTGGCGGTGCGGGTCAGCCTGGCCGCTGTCACCGTCGGCTTGGTTGCCTGGGGTTTTTTCAGCGGCCAGTTGGTGTCTCACGCGCCCTGGTAG